Sequence from the Primulina huaijiensis isolate GDHJ02 chromosome 16, ASM1229523v2, whole genome shotgun sequence genome:
GCAAAAAATCATCAGAATCTTTCTGAACACAGGATTCATCAACCCATAATCAGAACTGAAGTATCTCACAAAGAAACATTCAATCATATATGATTCTTAGGCAGTAAATCGTCTAACTGATATTTCAATTCTTTCCACTCAATCagtgtcattctgtacggaattctaaaataaaacCAGTACCTGGTATTAAATCAAGGCTGAAATCATTCTTCCTGATATAAGGCAAATCtctaatctcatctgggaagactttCGTAATTCTCCTGCTACTGACAGATCAGTCTATGGTATACTCAATTTCAGTAATCAACTGAATACTTAAGGAATAACTCCATTTCTTTCGATAATCATCGAATCATAATTGATACggaaatcaaaggaattcaaaatcgagaatccttACCGTACATCGTTCATTATTTGGCCATTTCAGGTCCAAATCTTACCATCTCCTGGTAAGAGTCTACAATAATTccgtacttggtcaacatatcaatatcAATCATGTAGTCCGAATCAGAAAACACAAGTACAATACAagctaactcaatctcattctCATCCTACTGCAGTAGACAATGTTTCATagaattcactgatatcaaacttTTCCCCAAAAGGTAAAGAGATCTATACTACGGTAAATACAGACCCAATAGATAAAGCATGTCTCAATGCAATTCatacaaaatcatgtataagatgTATTAATATTTCTTAATACATACGCAAGATAATCATAAAAGAACAGCTATCTGTtactatatcatcaagtgcttcctgggtctgttcctcggtcactacaaccagatgattctgctctctgaaatcttcgggaacctctctgtggacaaactctagcaaagtgtccctgctgtctgcagatacggcaactaccagtcactccctgacattgctctgtgggatgtctccctccacaggttctgcaataaactccagtataactcgggctagaaccactggagctagatgcaCCCCTCGGTCCGCTTcctaacttcttaaactgtttctttCGAGCTTTCACCAAATCCCGCTTCCCACTCGTACTACCACTATCAATTTTGAGAGGGGATTGCTGTGTCTGTGGTCGGATCACATCCAACCTACCTCGTTGTCAAATCAGACTCACCTCAACTCTCTTTGCTTTATTCAAAGCATCAGCAAAATGATGGGGTCGCTCTACCTTCATCAAGGCAAATATCTCAGGATTCAATCCGTTGATGAACTGGTCCGCTATAGCTTCATCATTCCCAGCTATAAGAGGAGAAAAACGCaataaggtagagaatttagcaacatattcttcaatattcagttGGCACTGTTTCAAATTCTCAAACTCTACTCTTTTGTCCTCTCTATACGATCCTGGGAAAAATCTTCGATAGAATTCAGCTTTAAAAACTTTCCACGTGATCACTGTACCCCGCCGTGCTAATACTCTTTTGGTTGCGATCCACCAACTTCTTGCAATTTCTTGTAATTGATTGGGCACAAGTATAATTCTCCGTTCATCTGGATAATCAAGTGACTCAAACAGTATCTCTATATCATCTAGCCAATTCTCACAATCCTCAgatgtctcagtacccttcaaaatcggcggttgaaatgactgaaactgtTTCAACTGTATTTCCATCGGAGTTTCTGACATATCCATCTGATTAGTCGAAGTACTACCCCTTTCTNNNNNNNNNNNNNNNNNNNNNNNNNNNNNNNNNNNNNNNNNNNNNNNNNNNNNNNNNNNNNNNNNNNNNNNNNNNNNNNNNNNNNNNNNNNNNNNNNNNNNNNNNNNNNNNNNNNNNNNNNNNNNNNNNNNNNNNNNNNNNNNNNNNNNNNNNNNNNNNNNNNNNNNNNNNNNNNNNNNNNNNNNNNNNNNNNNNNNNNNNNNNNNNNNNNNNNNNNNNNNNNNNNNNNNNNNNNNNNNNNNNNNNNNNNNNNNNNNNNNNNNNNNNNNNNNNNNNNNNNNNNNNNNNNNNNNNNNNNNNNNNNNNNNNNNNNNNNNNNNNNNNNNNNNNNNNNNNNNNNNNNNNNNNNNNNNNNNNNNNNNNNNNNNNNNNNNNNNNNNNNNNNNNNNNNNNNNNNNNNNNNNNNNNNNNNNNNNNNNNNNNNNNNNNNNNNNNNNNNNNNNNNNNNNNNNNNNNNNNNNNNNNNNNNNNNNNNNNNNNNNNNNNNNNNNNNNNNNNNNNNNNNNNNNNNNNNNNNNNNNNNNNNNNNNNNNNNNNNNNNNNNNNccagtataaaccatgtatacatgcaatcataccgacaatataaaagcatataacaggcattcataacatgtatcaaaatcagaaacatgaatcaaatattcatcgcatgtatcaaaatccgaaacatgaatcaatatcaataataaatcatattctaaagatgtaccataatcaggaacataattcaatatcaagcaatgaatcactctccgtgattcccagactcagactcgactcagtcctaatctagggatcccgatctgtataagaacatacacccacctacactcccgatcggggtggtggtacatTCTTATTCACGAACTTTGGCcatttccatatcgaacatcagtaatagaagcaactccaattctatccacttcgatatgaccaaacgtccgatgtcctgacctatacgtcaaagactatggcacttccgccatacactatcatgtgacaaagtgcaatgggccaatgacgattcctcactatccggcccttctgtcacaagaccaatcatttaatacctgctatctataaatcaatagaacaagcatatcaattcattcattcattgcaaatatcaatgcaatagaataaagtatgtgatttagggaaactcgagtcaaacctcactcgagttgtgcaatcccaactcaacattaatttatacctttatcttctccgtttgacgaagtcgaagtctcgaattcaactctgtccatacccaatctggaaatgacaatatcgaacaggcacaatatcaatatataactctaTTCAttacctgttctgatcaatattcaaatcaaaacacaatcttaTCAATGTCACGATACAACAAtacaatttcaatcaataatgaatctgatcaatatcattttactgatgtttcgacggcataataatacagtctcgataactCCGTCACTCTCAACATCAAAGATATAATAAccaaactcataatcaataacaatacaactctgatatcgaatctcaatcaaatcaactccgaaaatcataacaattacatacacaatctgttcttcgatctgacttcaattatacgatgtctactatgtcaagaacactATATATCAGTCACATCTGATTCTGGCaatgtcataatttcaaatcatgtctaaatgtaacaaaacttacgtccagttgtagcctgcgtttgtaggaacacagtactgaagtcggattcaaaatcggacgggCGGATTTCTcgcaaatcacaaatctaatcaaaagaaaaggcgtaaggatatcTTCAAAGCTTCTCGGTGCTTCTTTACTGAAGGAACCATTGATTTGtacatatatatctatatatatacctCCGGTTGCATGCAATTGAACGTGACACAATTTCACCAAacttaggtggcgctcgagcggttatGACTCACCTCTCGGGCGCGGACCACTCTGCCCGAAAATCAAGTTGTTCCACACTGACGCTCGGGCGGCCataatttaccgctcgggcgtggaACCTTCTGCCCGAGTGTTCAACTTGTACTACTCTGGCGCTAGGGCGGTAACTTtcagccgctcgggcgccagacgttctgtctgaattcttcttttgtgatgcattggcgctcgggcggtcatcttataccgctcgggcgccaaatgttctgtccaacatcttggcttgtattgcaccgacgcccgacttctccacttgagctcctacAGTCTCAATATTGCTGATTAATCCacgtctgattacagtaattaaatctcgggcattacagaccACAAGCAAtgtcgcataaatctcaaaatgaatattttgcacgtaatataattaaataacataattgaatatgaacaaattttgattttcttgcattaaaatcatgtacttgcgatatttaaaaatacctatatggcttgattgaagagtgaaagaagatataaacatgccttggtttgttttgacaaaagacaaacgaaataacgacgcggcgcggcggagacgcaGTGCttttcactttcttactttttctctcttaattcctttaaaccaagcatacaccataattattataatagcgaaaaaaaatcgtaaacatgatgcatgaacatttaaaatatcataaatttgtactCAGGGTTCTgtcatgaccaaaatctcaccccgggtgcaaaaagaccattttgcccctgaaaacccaaaaatttccgtttcaccctagacgtaaaaattcacgtttttgacattttcttaatttcattgactctaatatgtcccaaataattatttaagcctacattaatttttttcatattttttatttggcttaaatcggacttttaaattaatctttaaatgtaatatattaatgcgttttaatcacgaattaaatcaaaccttagcataaaattcccaaattaaaaacttaagcTTCTAagaattatttgagcttaaataaaattttccataattttattaagcttaaatctagacgtttcaattaattatttaattaaagtttcgttcggcgattaaatctcgaataaatccaaaactaatTATTTTGATCTGaatcttaccaaactccttaaaatgtcccaaaacattttaaaatcattcctagacgtaaactcgagccaaattcaaaacttaaccgattcgttttaaaaactTGGTccgggtctcggttttaacccgaatcgactcgaaacttaaccgaatttttcccaactttttaccacaccttataaaCTCTATAATGGTCCAAAAATCTTAATTTCAGACCCTTATATCCACGGCTGATGGTCCAGCATTTGAATGAATCTCTACGTCCTACCCACTTAAATCACCCTTTTGCACTAACCTCCAATGTCACGTCCTAGCTCACCACCGACGGTTCAAGCCTCGACTCCACCTtacctagaccaccctaggaccttGCTGGACCCACTAGACTCACGGCCCCAGCTACATGCAGGCTGCAACCTGCCGAAAGCCTAGAAACAACACAACCCATCATCCGAGTCCTAGCCCCTCGCACTTGCACTCGATCAAACGGCCTTGAGGACGGTTCCAGCAGCGGTCAAGCCTCTCTAAACCGTGTCTCTGACCCAGCAGGGCCTGGTCCAAGGCTTGGTTCAGCCCTCGCACTGCCGACAAACCAAATCTCTCGATCTTGACCTCACACACCCTCACATGTGCTTGACCGAACGAATTTTCTCGAGCTTGGCAACCCGAATCTCCAGCACCTATACATCATTAAACACAGCCTGCACAACCCTCTAACATCACTAACTtgacagccccttgcacaaaaaTGGGAAAGACGTGAGTAGTTGATCAAAAGATGCAAGAACATATGTAAAAACCAAAGATTCTTCATGTACAAGGCTGGACCGAGATTTTCACACACGATGCAACATTTAACAGCATGTATACAGCATGTGTGATGCAAAAACAAAGGTACAATGCGTGCCTTAGATGTTTGGAGAGCAAGAACGAAGCGATGGAACTCGGGAGAAGTTTTTCTTTTGCAAACCAAGAGAGGATCGAACCCTTCAGCTGCTGAATTCTGAAACTGAAGATAATGAATTATGAATTAGGGTGTCGGCTGTTGAAGGAGGGTGATAATGGGTGTAGGGTCAAataggaattatttaaaatagttaacAATTAGGTTAATGggtcattattttaaattaaaagaaattaaaagaatttaagtccaataaacttaaaaataggtccattaaatccaaactcactcccgaaaaatattttgtattggaaagtttttgaaaatattagccgaaccttcaaaaagttccccgattcgctaaaatttgcgtaccgttaaaaattaaaaccatgcgggtaaaaatacccaataaatcccaattcttgaaaaataccttcaaaacaacttatattaattaataaaaattaatcgtgtaataaaaataattttcctgaaaattttccgtctccgatcctcgttcgagcgtgaaatgcatctagaaatcctaatgcatgaattgataaaattcatgaaataaatccctatcatgcaataattatgcctaAACTGCATGAATagaattaaacacaaattaataaaataaacatgcattttattctttaaaagaatttaataaattaccaaagaaatttaataacttgcatgcatgccaactttttaaattatatttactaacatgctaaattaccacttcttaaataagtctttattaacttatctcaatactccatctcaagtccggcctcacttatttaactgaaaatgtgacaattaaactactacgtaaaataaataaatttaaagaaaagaatttaaatactcatgcaataaaaatcattttaatttaaatactagaaattatgcatggcttatacgcagtccaagttacgggttctacaactagctcaattggtaccagacttatgctaagtatctatatgtcctggagatcttaggttcgagtcttgggaggtacaaactccagtgcctgggctggaggagtcattgagtaatgctgccatgggataaccgactcccgcgagttggatcgggaacagcccatgggctttacaataaaaaggcgcctttttattgtaatgcccatgggctgttcccgatccaactggcgggagtcggttgtcccatggcccattactcaatgactcctccagcccagacactggagtttgtacctccccaaactcgaacctaagatctcctggacatatagctcaattggtactagacttgtgctaagtatctacatgtccaggagatcttaggttcgagtctggggaggtacaaactccagtgcctgggctggaggagtcattgagtaatgggtcATGGgacaaccgactcccgccagttggatcgggaacagcccatgggcattacaaccattgaggggaatcgagcaaCAAATCGATTTCTTACCTGGGAGtacattgccaaatcgtccagcatataggagcaatccggaggagactaaggagattcaacgacaggtaagttagttgttagatagggttttgtgcgtgaatCCATGTCAttttgtgctgtacctgttttactagttcctaagaaagatgattcatggcgtatgtgtgtagactgtagagcaatcaataacataaccattaagtataggcatcccatacctagactagatgatatgttagatgaattgcatggtgcatgtgtctttagtaaaatttacttgaagagtggttatctccaaattagaatgagagaaggtgatgagtggaaaacatcttttaaaacaaagtacgggttgtatgagtggatggtcatgccttttggcttaaataacgctcctagcacctttatgaggttaatgaaccatgtcttgcgtccatacataggaaaatttgttgtggtttgctttgatgatatcctagtatatagtaaatttggatgagcatgttaatcacttgagacttgtgctaatcacactaagggctgaaaatttttatgctaacttaaagaaatgtgatttttgtaaaagcaaacttgtctttcttgattTTGTGGTAAGcacacagggtatacaagtggatgaagacaaggtaagtgccattcgagattggccaacgcctactactgttggtcaagttcgaagctttcatggtcttgcaagcttctataggaggtttataaaggattttagcacacttgCAGCACCGATGACGGCGgtaatcaagaagaacgttccattccattggggcgagaaGCAAGAGaagtgtagaacccgtaacttggactgcgtataagccatacataatttctagtatttaaattaaaatgatttttattgcatgaacatttaaattcttttctttaaatttatttattttacgtagtggtttaattgtcaccttttcagttaaataagagaggccggactggagatggagtattgagataagttaataaagacttatttaagaagtggtaatttagcatgttagtaaatataatttaaaaagttggcatgcatgcaattattaaatttctttggtattttattaaattcttttaaagcataaaatgtatgtttattttattaaattgtgtttaattatttttatgcattttatgcataattcatgtaatctagaattttattttaatttaggtggttaattatttttatgcattttatttaataattcatgcatgataggatttaattcatgaaattttaaaagttcacgcattagggtttctatgTGCATTTCAATTTTGAACGAGGATcgaagaccggagaattttcgggaaaattatttttattacacgatttatttttacaaattaatttaaagcgtttttaagtgtaatttttaaaaagggAATTTGGGGTATTTTACccacatgattttaatttttaacggtacgcaaattttatcgattcgGGGAACTTTTGAAGGCtcagctaatattttcaaaaactttccaacacgaaatatttttcgggagtgagtttggatttaatgggcctacttttaagcttattgggcttaaatatttttttaaactcttaaatttAGAACCCATTATCTATTAATCAACTATTTTAATAATAACCTAAACTAAACCTAAAGCTACCCTACACATTAAAACAGCCGACACCCCTCTCCAACCACTCCATTATCTTCATTTCAGCATCTCCACAGCAGAAAACTCCATGGAGGCTTCGGCCAAGTGACTcctttcaagaaaaaaattcactCGGCAAATTCTCGACgctcgttcttcgatctcctcgcTTCTATAACGTCTAAGGCACGTTTTGTATCATTCTTTACGCATCATACACGTTTTATGCGCTGATGGTTGTGCTCATGCATGAAACTTTTCGATATAAGCTTGTGTATGAAAGTTTTTCGGTTTTTACATGTAATTGTGCATAAACCATGACATTTTTATGTACACTCACGATTTTCTTGTGGTGGCTGCAAAGGGGGCTGTCAAGGGGCAATGCTGAAGGGCTTTATGGTTGAGGGTATGCTGTCAATAGGCTGGAAATGAGAGGTGCTTGCTGTACGCTAGAAGCCGTGTAGATTAGGAAGTTTTGCTTCGGGTTTGAAGGAAATCGGGTGAACAGTTGGAGACGGCGATGCAAAGGCCGATCCAAGGTCTAGATCATACCATCATGGGTCTGAGTCATGGCTCAAGGAGGCTCAACCATTGTTGGAACCACCAACGTAGCCGATCGATCGAGAATGGGAGTGGACGCGGTAGTGAGTTCTCGGGTGTGTTAGAGCGTGTAGGTGGACTCTTTAGGGTCTGGCCTAGGTCCTTGGTAGGTCTAGCCATGGATGGTGCCGTCGGGTAGGCTAGGACGTGAGTTTGGAGATGAGGAAGGTAATAGGAATAAAGATAAGGTAGGGCCGAGAATTTGGATAAATTCTGGAATTTTCAGCCGTGGATTTTGGGTCTGGAAATTTGGTGTTAGGGTCTTTTAAGTGTTGTTAAGGTGTGATAAAAAGTTgagaaagttttggttaagtttcgagtcgattcgggttaaaaccgggaccctggtccaagttttaaaacgaatcggttaagttttgtATTGGGCTCGAGATTTCGTCTAGGaacgcttttaaatatgttttgggatattttaaggaatttggtaagcttcgggtcaattttagaggtccagggttgaaacgataatttttgggctttcaggggcaaaatggtcattttgcacccggggtgagattttagtcctagcagcgccctgagcacaaatcatgatatttttaaatgttcatgcatcatgttcacgatttttttcgctattataataattatggtgcatgcttggtttaaaggaattaagagataaaaattaagaaagtgaagagcactccgtctccgccgcgccgcgtcgttatttcgtttgttttctgtcaaaacaaaccaaggcatgtttatatcttctttcactcttcaatcaagccacataggtatttttaaatatcgcaaatacatgattttaatgcaagaagatcgaaattgttcatacttaatgatgttatttatttatatcacgtgtaaaatattcatttttttgagatttatgcgatattgcttgtggccactttactatcatgggattattacttcacccggtcgccagttaccggtcattggattattacttcacccggtcgccagttatcggtcatgggattattatttcacccggtcgtcagttcagttcaggggccacttacgtagaccataatctcaccaagaaaattattacaagttatttcattacagggctccaaggaacaaacattttcactatgattttcagttcagttatgcacgtattataattaatcatgacatgatattttacgttatgcttcacgacatgatattttcacttgaatgcaattttattatttatttactcgttatttacgatatatgtatgctgagtctttagactcactagaattgattgttgtaggtaccgatgatgcagggaccgagggcggggaccagtgagctagcttgggtcggcagtagtggaacccgaggacctcatgtttttagcatttactattttgactcaaaaaaATTTNNNNNNNNNNNNNNNNNNNNNNNNNNNNNNNNNNNNNNNNNNNNNNNNNNNNNNNNNNNNNNNNNNNNNNNNNNNNNNNNNNNNNNNNNNNNNNNNNNNNNNNNNNNNNNNNNNNNNNNNNNNNNNNNNNNNNNNNNNNNNNNNNNNNNNNNNNNNNNNNNNNNNNNNNNNNNNNNNNNNNNNNNNNNNNNNNNNNNNNNNNNNNNNNNNNNNNNNNNNNNNNNNNNNNNNNNNNNNNNNNNNNNNNNNNNNNNNNNNNNNNNNNNNNNNNNNNNNNNNNNNNNNNNNNNNNNNNNNNNNNNNNNNNNNNNNNNNNNNNNNNNNNNNNNNNNNNNNNNNNNN
This genomic interval carries:
- the LOC140961004 gene encoding uncharacterized protein, which gives rise to MDMSETPMEIQLKQFQSFQPPILKGTETSEDCENWLDDIEILFESLDYPDERRIILVPNQLQEIARSWWIATKRVLARRGTVITWKVFKAEFYRRFFPGSYREDKRVEFENLKQCQLNIEEYVAKFSTLLRFSPLIAGNDEAIADQFINGLNPEIFALMKVERPHHFADALNKAKRVEDENEIELACIVLVFSDSDYMIDIDMLTKYGIIVDSYQEMVRFGPEMAK